The region GCTATCTCAGAGATAAAGGAAAAAAACCAAGGAGTATCGTGAGGACGATCTCAGCTCTCAGGGGGTTTTTTAATTTTCTTCTGGTCGATGGCAATATTTCCCATAATCCCCTTGAGGATTTAGAGGTTCCGAGATTTAAGATGCCGATTCCCGACGTGTTAAGCGAGGAGGAAATGCTTACGCTGCTCCATATGCCGGGCGGATCAAGGACATCTGTTCGGGACCGGACAATAATTGAACTATTGTATGCTACGGGCTTGCGGGTATCAGAGCTTATTCAATTGAAAAAGAGCGATATAAACCTTGAAGGCGGTTTCCTTATTGCCTCAGGGAAAAGATCAAAAGAAAGAGTTGTGCCGCTTGGTGAGTTTTCCAGGCAGGCCATAAAGCAGTACATTGAAAAAGAAAAACCTAAAGGCTTATTCCTTTTCCCGAACAAAAAGGGTGAAAAGTTTACAAGACAGACAGTGTGGAAGCTTATCAGAAAATATGGCAAAAAAATGGAAAAAACTCATATTTCGCCTCACACCATAAGGCATACCTTTGCAACACATCTTCTTGAAGGCGGGGCAGATTTACGTTCTGTGCAGATATTACTCGGACACGAAGATATCTCAACGACCCAGATTTATACACATGTTGATAAAAAGAGGTTGAAGGAAGTTCATAAAAAATATCATCCGAGGGGATAATGAAGATCATCACATCCCATAACAACGCCGATTTTGACTCTCTTTCCTCAATGGTTGCTGCAAAAAAATTATATCCTGAAGCTATTTTTGCATTCCCCGGTTCACAGGAAAAAACTCTAAGGGAATTTCTTATCCACTCTACCCTGTACATATTTGATATTGCCAGGATGAAGGATATTGACTACAGTGCCATAGATACCCTCATTCTTGTTGACACAAGGCAGAAAGGCAGAATTGGAGAATTTGCGCAAGTCGTTGATTTAAAAAAAGCGAAGATTCACATCTATGATCACCACCCTGCCTCTGATGATGATATCAAGGGTGATGTAGAATATATAAAAAGCATAGGTGCAACCGTATCAATGCTCGTGTCCATGATTAAAGAACAGGACATTGACGTATCCCCCGAAGAAGCAACGGTTATGATGCTCGGCATATATGAAGAGACGGGCAGTTTTCAGTTTCCGTCCACTACGGTGGAAGATTTTGCCGCAGCGTCATTTCTTCTGTCAAAAGGCGCCAATGTGAATATTGTGTCGGATATGCTCGTAAAAGAACTTACACCGGAGCAGGTATTTCTCCTTAACGATTTAATAAGCAACGCATCTGTCTATAATATTAACGGTATTGATATAGTGATAACAGAAGTCAGCACGGAAGATTACGTAGGAGATCTTGCTGTTATTGTACATAAATTCCGTGATATGGAAAATTTAAACGTGATCTTTGCTATCTTCAGAATGGAAGACAGGGTATATATTATCGGCAGGAGCAGGATAGCCCAGGTTGATGTGGGGCATATCCTTTCTTTATTTGGCGGCGGCGGCCATAAAGAAGCTGCTTCTTCAACAGTAAAAGATATGACGATCATCGAAGCCCGGGATAGACTCATACAGCTTCTTAAAAACAATATAAAATCCCTGTGGAAGGCAAAGGACATCATGTTTTTCCCGGTTAAATCAGTGGATGCCGAATGCCCCATCAGTGAAGCAAACAATATTATGGTAAAGTACAACATAAACGCCCTCCCTGTTTTATCGAATGAAAAAGTTGTAGGCGTCATTACCCGTCAGATTGTGGAAAAAGCGGCTTTCCATAAACTTGAAAACATACCGGTAAAGGAATATATGTCCACAGAAACTTCAACCGTTAAACCGGA is a window of Pseudomonadota bacterium DNA encoding:
- a CDS encoding tyrosine recombinase XerD; its protein translation is MSLYTFLDSYINYLTTERGASLHTIDAYNRDILGFIKYLEQETDEVRSLSEVEETGIETRTESLSIDSTLKSKDLTSLELTPDIVESFMGYLRDKGKKPRSIVRTISALRGFFNFLLVDGNISHNPLEDLEVPRFKMPIPDVLSEEEMLTLLHMPGGSRTSVRDRTIIELLYATGLRVSELIQLKKSDINLEGGFLIASGKRSKERVVPLGEFSRQAIKQYIEKEKPKGLFLFPNKKGEKFTRQTVWKLIRKYGKKMEKTHISPHTIRHTFATHLLEGGADLRSVQILLGHEDISTTQIYTHVDKKRLKEVHKKYHPRG